CAGGCGATGTCGGCCGGGGTGTCTGCCGGGGTGATGCCGCTGAAACAGTGCACGGCGTGGGCGCCCAGGTCGACGGCGACCTGAACGGCGCGGATCAGCAGACGGCCGCGTTCGGCGCGCCGTTCCGGGTCGGGATCGAGGAGGGAGGGACCGTGCTTTTGGCGCGGGTCGAGGACGTAGCGGGCGCCGGTCTCGATGGCGACGCCCAGGCCGAGGCGGTCGAGACGGCGGGCCACATGGCGGGTGCGGGCGGCGAGATCGGGGGCGAGGGGGTCGAGGTGCATGTGATCGAGCGTCAGGCCGACACCGGCATAGCCGAGGTCGGCGAGGAGACCGAGGGCGTCGTCGAGACGCAGGTCGGTCAGCCCGTTGGTCCCATAGCCGAAGCGGAGCCCGGTGCCGTGGCTGTCTTGGCTGTCATGGCTGTCGTGGCCATCGTGACCACTCTGGCTCGCGTCGTGCGGGTGGCGCTTCCGTGGGACTGGTCCGCTCATGTGACGCTCACCTTTCGTGCGAACCGTCGGGCCGCGGGGGCGAGCGCTGCGGTCAGGAGGGCTGTGACGGGGGCGCCGGTACGGGCGGCCAGGGCGGCCTGGAGCGGGATCATGGCGCGGATGCCGCCGCCGACGGCGCGCTGGGTGAGGGGAGGCGACGGGTTGAGGGCGGCGTGGAAGAGGGGTCTGGCGGCGGTTCCGGCGTAGGCGAGGGCGAGGGCGCCACGTAGGGCCCGGTGGGCGGTGTCGGGAGTCGCGGTCCGGGGGGCCGGGCCTCTCTCGGGAGTCGCGGTCCGGAGGGCGGGGCCGCTCTCGGGAGCGAGTCCACTGGCACTCCCCCTTGAGGCGCTCCCCGTCGAGGCGCTTCCCCTTGAGGCGCTTCCCCTTGAGGCACTTCCCCTTGAGGCGCTTTCCCCCGGGGCGCTCCGGCCTCGTCGCCGCCATCCGAACCCGCCGTCGTCCACGTCTCCGTCCCCGCCCACCGAGGGGCGGCGTGTGGTGCCGGCGCCGACCAGGCGGGTCAGGGCGGCCGTCGTCGCCAGTGCGGCCAAGGGCGCGGTCGAGGAGCCGCCCTGCGCTTCGCGGCGGGAGACGACGGTGACGGCCAGGGTGTGGGCGGCGAGGGCCGCCGCCGAGGGGGCGGCCGCGGTGGCCCGGGACCGCGGATCGTGATCGTGGTCGGGGCCTGCCGTGGCGGTCGCGCCGAGGAGCAGGTCGAGGCCGCGTGCGGTGGCCATGGCTGCCGGACCGGCGGGGGTGTGCTTCAGGGCGAGGTCGTACGCCCACACCGTCCCGGCCAGCGCGCCCGCGACGGCGAGGGACGGGCGGCCCGCGCGGGAGGCGAGGGCGAGGCCCGCGGCGGTGAGGGCGGTGGCCGCGGTGAGGGCCGCGGGTGGGGCGATGCGGCCGGAGGGCAGGGGGCGCTCGGGGCGTTCGACGGCGTCTTCGGCGCGGTCGGCCCAGTCGTTGAGGGCCATGCCGGCCTCGTACAGGCAGAGGGAGGAACCGATGGCGAGGAGGGTGCGATGGTTGGGACGCAGGCCGGTCGCCGCCGCTCCGGCGAGGGCGTCGCCGGGGACGGTGAACAGGGCGGGGAGGCGCAGGAGTTCGGCCCAGGCGCGTCGCGTGGCCACGGCGCTCATGAGGCCTCACCGGACGGCGATCCGTCGGCGGGACCGCGATCGGCCCGTCCGGAAACGCGACCAGTGGCTTCGACGAAAACCCCTCGGTCCCTTGGGACGCCTCGGTCCCTTGGGACGCCTCGGTCCCCCAGGTCCCCCGGGTCCCCCAGGGCCCCTCCGGTTTCTCCCAGCTGCGCCGCGAAGTCCATGAGTGCGGCGTACTGCTCGCCCAGGGCCGCCGGGGCGTCGGCGTCCGGATCCTTGAAGTAGAAGGCGAGGGCGGGCAGGGGGCCGGAGAGGCCGCGTTCGTGGGCGCGGGAGGTCAGGCGGGCGAGGTCCAGGATCAAGGGGGCCGCGAGTGCCGAGTCGCAGCCCTGCCAGGTGGTCTGGAGGACCATGCGTGTGCCGAGGAAGCCGTCGAAGGCGATGTGGTCCCAGGCCGTCTTCCAGTCACCGAGGGAGGGGACGTCGTCGATGTGGACCTCGCCCTCGGGGGCGGAGCCCAGCGTGTCGGCGAGGACGCGTTCCTTGCCCGCGTTCTTCGCCGCGGCGGCCGCGGGGTCGGCCAGGGCGGCGCCGTCACCGCCACCGAGGAGGTTCGTGCCGGACCAGGCGCGTACGGCGAGGGCGCGTTGCGCGAACATCGGGCCGAGTACGGAGCGGAGCAGGGTCTGGCCGGTCTTGCCGTCGCGGCCCGCGTAGGGGAGGCCGGAGGTGCGTGCCGCGTCGGCGAGACGCGGGTGGTGCAGGCCCGTGGAGGGGGTGAAGTTGACGTAGGGGCAGTCGGCGCGCAGGGCGGCGGCCGCGTAGAGGGAGCTGGCGGGGAGCCGTTCGGCGTCGTCGGCGGGGAGGGGTTCGGTCGAGGCGACGTTCACCACCACGGCACGGGCCAGGCCCCGGCGACGTACGAAGTCGCGGATGTCGGCGGCGAAGGCCTCGATCAGTTGCTCGTCGGTGCGGGTGTCGCCCGGTTGGGGGCCGCCGGGACGTATCTCGGCGTCTGCCGCCGCGAGTTCGGCGTGCACCGCGGAGGGGAGGCCGTGCGGCAGGACGCCGCCCGCGGCGAGTTCCTCGGCGCGTTTGGGCAGGGGGCAGCTGGTGGTGTCGTGGCCGCCGAAGACGAGTGACGACAACGTTGGCAGGCCGCGGTCCATGAAGGGCGCGGTTTCGGTCACCATGCCGGTGGGGGCGTGGAGGCCGGCGGTCATCGCCGCGCAGCCCGCGACGGCCGTGGTCGCGACCGAGCCGCGTGCCCCGATCAGCCATACGCCGACGGGACCGAGGGGCGGCGTCCCGAGGGGAGGAGTGGAGGGCGTAGATGGTGAGGTCGCGGATGTGGACACGGCTGCCTCCTGCATGACTCAAGAGCTCGGGACACGGTTCGGGAGCTCGCTGAACGTGAGTGCGGTGCAAGACGGCGGGCGGAGGTCCGGCGTCCTCCGCCCGCCGCCGTCTAGCGACCCGCGCCCGAACCGGTCGTCGGGGCGGGTGGGTCGGAGTGGTGTGCCGTCACATCACTCATCGGCACAGCCTTCCCCGGGCGGACCTTCCCCAGGCCGTCCAGGCCGTCCTGTCCTGAATGTGCTGTCCCCGCGTGGTCCTTGCCCGGTCGGCCCGGCCGAGTCGGCCGGCCCTTGGCGGGCAGGTCCTTCAGCCGGATGTTCCGGAAGGTGACCTCGTCGGCGTCGCCGTGGTTCTGGATGCCGATGTGGCCTTGGCGCAGGCTGCGCGCCGGGTCCGTGTTGGTGAAGTCGTTGACCTTGACTCCGTTGAGGTAGACGCGAAGGCGTTCGCCCTCGACGCGAATCTCGTACGTGTTCCACTGCCCCGGCGGGTTCAGCGCCTGGTCGCGCTTCTTCAGGTCGGCGGAGCGGAAGCCGTAGACGGAGCCCGTGGTCTTCTCGGGGACGTCCGTGGCGTCGATCTGGATCTCGTAACCGTTGTTCACGGCCGACCAGGGGTCGTCGGAGGGCGGGAAGCCCACGAAGATCCCCGAGTTGTCGTCGCCCCGCATCCGCCAGTCGAGCTTGAGGGAGTAGGAGCCGAGTTCGCGCCGGTCGTACCAGAGCATGCCCATGCCGCCGACGGTCTTGAGCGTTCCGTCGCCCTCGTTGAGCTGGAGCGAGCCGGGGCCCGCCTGTTTCCAGCCCTGCAGCGAGGAGGCGGTGCCGTCGAAGATCGGGGTGTAGCCCTTCTCCGGTCGGCAGTCGGCCTGGGCCGCGCCGACGGCCCAGCGGATGCCGCCGAGCAGGTGCTGCCGGAAGGCGGGTTCGGCGTAGGACTCCTTGGTGTGGCCGCCGCCGGTGTAGAAGGAGCGGCCGCCCTCGTAGTTCTGGCACCAGGCGATGGGGTGGTCGCCGGACATCGTGCCGCCCGTGTACGACGACTCGTCGAGGGTGGCGAGTACGCGGGCCCGGTCGCGGGGGTTGACGCGGTAGTTGTACCACTCGTCGGTGCGGTCCCAGCTGCCTGTGCCGAGGTGGGCGGTGGCCGGGTGCGCGTGGTCCTCGACGTGCACCTTCGCGGGCTGAATCGCGGGGTGGGACTGGAAGTAGGCGCCCGCGAGCCCGCCGTAGAAGGGCCAGTCGTACTCGGTGTCGGCCGCGGCGTGCACGCCGACGTAGGCGCCGCCGCCGCGGATGTACTGCTCGAACGCCGTCTGCTGGGCGGCGTTCAGGACGTCACCGGTCGTCGAGAGCCAGACCACGGCGTCGTACTGGGCCAGGTTGGCGGCGGTGAAGGCCCCCGCGTCCTCGGTCGCGTCGACGGCGAAGCCGTTCGCGGCGCCGAGTTCCTTGACGGTGGCGACGCCGGTGGGGATCGAGTCGTGGCGGAAGCCGGCGGTCTTGGAGAAAACCAGGACCTTCTCCCCCGCCTTCTTCGACGGCTCGGGCTCGGAGGCCGCGGGACCCGACACACAGCCGATGAGCAGGGCGGCTGCGGCGGTCGCGGTGGCCAGCCGTACGGATGAGCGCATGTGCTGACCCCTCTCAGCTCGTCGAGGAGCGCGTCGTGGAGCTCGTCGTGAACGTGAAGTCGTCCACGTCGTACAGCGCTCCCGAACCCTTGCCCTTGAAGACCAGGTAGAGCGTCGTGGTCTTCGTGGGCGGCTTGCTGATGGCCGTGCTGACGTCGGCGTACGTCTCCCAGCCACCCGTCGGCGCCACCTTCACGGTGCCGAGGAGCCTGCCGCCGGCGGATCCGCTGCGCACCTCGAGCGTGCCCCCGGATCCGGCCGACGCGACGCGCGCGGTCAGCTTGGTGGCGTTGCCGAGGATGTACGGCTTGAAGGAGACCCAGTCGCCGTTGTGGATGTCGCCGACGGTCTTGCCGCCGTGCGCGGGGGTGTGGTTGACGACGGAGACGCCCTTGGAGTCGTTGAAGTGCTCGCCCTGACGGTGCTTCGGCTGGACGACGTTCTGGTCGTGGGTGGTCAGCGCGGGCTGGCCGTTGGCGCCCTTGTCGGTGTACTCGGCGTCGAACACCCCGAAGATGTTGGCGTTCGGGTCGTGCTCACCGTCGGCGGAGGTCTGGATGGTTCCCTCGCAGCCGTTGGCCGAGGTGACGGGATGGCCGTGGCTGTCGTGGCCGAGGATGTGCGTGACCTTGACCTTGGTGCAGTCGATCGGGCCGTCCTCCGGGTCGGTCACCTTCACCTTGAAGGGCACCTTGTCGCCGAAGGTGAACATCTGACCGTCGCCGGGGAGTTCCAGGGTCACCTTGGGCGCGGTGTTGCCGACGGTGATGTGCGCGCTGGCCGACCCGGTGCGTCCGGTGGAGTCCTTCACGGTCACGGTGGCCGTGTAGACGCCGTTCTTCTTGTACGTGTACGTGGGGTTCTGCTGCGTGGACTTGCCGCCGTCGCCGAAGTCCCAGGCGTAGGTGAGCGTCCCGCCGTCGGCGTCCGTGGCCTTGGCGGTGAACTTGGTGCGCAGGGGCGCCTGCCCGCTCGTCCTGGAGGCGGTGGCCTCGGCGACCGGGGAGTGTCCGTCGGTGGCGTTCTCGATGCGGTAGAGGCCCGAGTTCTCGTCGCCGCCGAACCAGGCGGTGCCGTAGTCGAGGACGTAGAGGGCGCCGTCGGGGCCGAACTCCATGTCCATGACCTGGGTGCCGGTCCACGGGAACGGGTTGATCTTCGAGACCGTGCCGTCCGCACCCTGCTCGATGCGCTTGATCCAGCGGCGGCCGAACTCGCCGGCGAAGAAGTCGCCGTCATACGCCTCGGGGAACTTCACCGGGGAGGTGTTCGCCGCGTCGTAGCGGTAGACGGGTCCGCCCATCGGGGACTCGGAGCCGCTGCCGAACTCGGGCACGGAGCCGCCGTCGTACGGAATCCAGGCTTCCTGCGCGGGCGGCAGGTCGGTCAGGCCGGTGTTGTGCGGCGAATCGTTCTTGGGTGCCTTGCAGTCGAAGGCGGAGCCGGAGGTGCCGGTCGCGAAGTCGTAGTCGACGTAGGCGTCGTTCTTGCCGGTGCAGAACGGCCAGCCGAAGTTGCCGGCCTCGGTGACCCTGGCGAACTCGACCTGTCCCGCGGGGCCGCGCTTGGGGTCGGCCGCGCCGGCGTCGGGCCCGTAGTCACCGACGTAGACGATGCCCGTCGGTTTGTCGACGCTCATGCGGAAGGGGTTGCGGAATCCCATCGCGTAGATCTCGGGGCGGGTCTTCTCGGTGCCCTTGGCGAAGAGGTTGCCGTCCGGGACGGTGTACGAGCCGTCGTCGGCGACCTTGACGCGCAGGATCTTGCCGCGCAGGTCGTTAGTGTTGCCCGCGCTGCGCCGCGCGTCGAAGGCGGGGTTGCGGTTCGCTCGCTCGTCGATGGGCGTGAAGCCGTCCGAGGCGAAGGGGTTCGAGTCGTCGCCGGTCGACAGGTAGAGGTTGCCCTCCTTGTCGAAGTCGATGTCACCGCCGACGTGGCAGCAGGTGCCGCGGCTCGCGGGGACGTCGAGGACCTTCTTCTCGCTGGCGTTGTCGAGGGTGCCGTCCGCCTTCAGGACGAAGCGGGAGAGGCGGTTCACGCCGTCGAACTTCTTGAAGTCCTCGGCCGTGCCGTTCTCCGGGGCGTCACCCGCGGGGGTGTCGAGCGGCGGCGCGTAGTAGAGGTAGATCGCCCGGTTGTCCTTGAACTTCGGGTCGATGCCGACGCCCTGGAGGCCCTCTTCGTCGTGCGTGTAGACCGGGATCTTCCCGGCGATCCTGGTGTTGCCCGCCGCGTCCGTGAGGCGGAGCGTGCCGTCGCGTGAGGTGTGCAGGACCGAGCGGTCGGGGAGCACGGCCAGCGTCATCGGCTCGCCCGTCTCCGGGGCGCCCTTGGCGAGGGTGACCTGCTGGAAGTCCTCGGCGACAGGAGCGGCGGGGGCTGCGGGGGCTGCCTTCGCGGGCGGGTCGGCGGGGACGGCACCGGCGTTCGGCACGGCGAGGGTCAGGGTGGCACCGGTGAGTACCGTGCCGGTGAGCAGGGCGAGGGTGCTGCGGAGTCTCGGGCGTTTCCTGTGCACGGGGGTTCCTCCGGATGGGGGGACGGTCGTACGGGGTGTGTGCGCCGTGCGCCGGGGTGCGCCGTCACCCCGGACCATTCATGTCCTGAACACCTCAAGGACGGTAGCCACGTTTGTCCCGGGCGGAAAGCCCTTGTGCACGACGGAAGTTGAACTTTTTCCTGTCAATGGACAAACGTGGCACGGGGCCGGATGGGCTCTACTGCTCAGTACGGATCATTCGGCCCGGTCCGGGCCGCCGAACGCCGCGTCGAAGGACGCGCTCGGAGCCTCGAAATCGAACGCCTTCAGTCGCGTCAGCGCCTCCGGCGCGCCTTGCAGGCGGTCCATGCCCGCGTCCTCCCACTCGACGGAGATGGGTCCGTCGTACGCGATGGAACGCAGCATCCGGAAGACGTCCTCCCAGGGGACTTCCCCATGGCCCGCCGACACGAAGTCCCAGCCGCGGCGCGGGTCGCCCCACGGGAGGTGCGAGCCGAGGCGGCCGTTGCGACCGTCCAGGCGGCGCCGGGCCTCCTTGCAGTCGACGTGGTAGATGCGGTCGCGGAAGTCGTAGAGGAAGCCGACCGGGTCGAGGTCCTGCCACACGAAGTGCGACGGGTCGAAGTTCAGCCCGAAGGCGGGGCGGTGGCCGACGGCGTCCAGGGCCTTGTGCGTGGTCCAGTAGTCGTACGCGATCTCCGAGGGGTGCACCTCGTGGGCGAACCGGACGCCCTCCGCGTCGAAGACGTCGAGGATCGGGTTCCAGCGCTCGGCGAAGTCCTCGTACCCCCGCTCGATCATCGACTCGGGAGCCGGCGGGAACATCGCGACCAGATGCCAGATCGAGGACCCCGTGAAGCCGACGACCGTGTCGACCCCGAAGGCGGCGGCCGCCCGCGCGGTGTCCTTGATCTCGGCGGCGGCACGCTGCCGCACGCCCTCCCCCTCGCCGTCGCCCCAGATGCGGGCGGGCAGGATCGCCTGGTGCCGCTCGTCGATGATCGCGTCGCAGACGGCCTGGCCGACCAGGTGGTTGGAGATCGCCCAGCACTTGAGTCCGTACTTGTCGAGCAGCGCGTGCCGCCCGTCCAGGTACGTCGGGTCGGCGAGCGCCTTGTCGACCTCGAAGTGATCGCCCCAACAGGCGAGTTCGAGGCCGTCGTAACCGAAGTCGCGGGCGAGGGAGCAGACCTCTTCGAGCGGAAGGTCGGCCCACTGGCCGGTGAAGAGCGTGAACTGCCGTGGC
The window above is part of the Streptomyces venezuelae genome. Proteins encoded here:
- a CDS encoding inositol-3-phosphate synthase, which produces MQEAAVSTSATSPSTPSTPPLGTPPLGPVGVWLIGARGSVATTAVAGCAAMTAGLHAPTGMVTETAPFMDRGLPTLSSLVFGGHDTTSCPLPKRAEELAAGGVLPHGLPSAVHAELAAADAEIRPGGPQPGDTRTDEQLIEAFAADIRDFVRRRGLARAVVVNVASTEPLPADDAERLPASSLYAAAALRADCPYVNFTPSTGLHHPRLADAARTSGLPYAGRDGKTGQTLLRSVLGPMFAQRALAVRAWSGTNLLGGGDGAALADPAAAAAKNAGKERVLADTLGSAPEGEVHIDDVPSLGDWKTAWDHIAFDGFLGTRMVLQTTWQGCDSALAAPLILDLARLTSRAHERGLSGPLPALAFYFKDPDADAPAALGEQYAALMDFAAQLGETGGALGDPGDLGDRGVPRDRGVPRDRGVFVEATGRVSGRADRGPADGSPSGEAS
- a CDS encoding sugar phosphate isomerase/epimerase family protein — its product is MPRQFTLFTGQWADLPLEEVCSLARDFGYDGLELACWGDHFEVDKALADPTYLDGRHALLDKYGLKCWAISNHLVGQAVCDAIIDERHQAILPARIWGDGEGEGVRQRAAAEIKDTARAAAAFGVDTVVGFTGSSIWHLVAMFPPAPESMIERGYEDFAERWNPILDVFDAEGVRFAHEVHPSEIAYDYWTTHKALDAVGHRPAFGLNFDPSHFVWQDLDPVGFLYDFRDRIYHVDCKEARRRLDGRNGRLGSHLPWGDPRRGWDFVSAGHGEVPWEDVFRMLRSIAYDGPISVEWEDAGMDRLQGAPEALTRLKAFDFEAPSASFDAAFGGPDRAE
- a CDS encoding PQQ-dependent sugar dehydrogenase, which codes for MHRKRPRLRSTLALLTGTVLTGATLTLAVPNAGAVPADPPAKAAPAAPAAPVAEDFQQVTLAKGAPETGEPMTLAVLPDRSVLHTSRDGTLRLTDAAGNTRIAGKIPVYTHDEEGLQGVGIDPKFKDNRAIYLYYAPPLDTPAGDAPENGTAEDFKKFDGVNRLSRFVLKADGTLDNASEKKVLDVPASRGTCCHVGGDIDFDKEGNLYLSTGDDSNPFASDGFTPIDERANRNPAFDARRSAGNTNDLRGKILRVKVADDGSYTVPDGNLFAKGTEKTRPEIYAMGFRNPFRMSVDKPTGIVYVGDYGPDAGAADPKRGPAGQVEFARVTEAGNFGWPFCTGKNDAYVDYDFATGTSGSAFDCKAPKNDSPHNTGLTDLPPAQEAWIPYDGGSVPEFGSGSESPMGGPVYRYDAANTSPVKFPEAYDGDFFAGEFGRRWIKRIEQGADGTVSKINPFPWTGTQVMDMEFGPDGALYVLDYGTAWFGGDENSGLYRIENATDGHSPVAEATASRTSGQAPLRTKFTAKATDADGGTLTYAWDFGDGGKSTQQNPTYTYKKNGVYTATVTVKDSTGRTGSASAHITVGNTAPKVTLELPGDGQMFTFGDKVPFKVKVTDPEDGPIDCTKVKVTHILGHDSHGHPVTSANGCEGTIQTSADGEHDPNANIFGVFDAEYTDKGANGQPALTTHDQNVVQPKHRQGEHFNDSKGVSVVNHTPAHGGKTVGDIHNGDWVSFKPYILGNATKLTARVASAGSGGTLEVRSGSAGGRLLGTVKVAPTGGWETYADVSTAISKPPTKTTTLYLVFKGKGSGALYDVDDFTFTTSSTTRSSTS
- a CDS encoding SCO3242 family prenyltransferase; protein product: MSAVATRRAWAELLRLPALFTVPGDALAGAAATGLRPNHRTLLAIGSSLCLYEAGMALNDWADRAEDAVERPERPLPSGRIAPPAALTAATALTAAGLALASRAGRPSLAVAGALAGTVWAYDLALKHTPAGPAAMATARGLDLLLGATATAGPDHDHDPRSRATAAAPSAAALAAHTLAVTVVSRREAQGGSSTAPLAALATTAALTRLVGAGTTRRPSVGGDGDVDDGGFGWRRRGRSAPGESASRGSASRGSASRGSASTGSASRGSASGLAPESGPALRTATPERGPAPRTATPDTAHRALRGALALAYAGTAARPLFHAALNPSPPLTQRAVGGGIRAMIPLQAALAARTGAPVTALLTAALAPAARRFARKVSVT
- a CDS encoding ThuA domain-containing protein, which translates into the protein MRSSVRLATATAAAALLIGCVSGPAASEPEPSKKAGEKVLVFSKTAGFRHDSIPTGVATVKELGAANGFAVDATEDAGAFTAANLAQYDAVVWLSTTGDVLNAAQQTAFEQYIRGGGAYVGVHAAADTEYDWPFYGGLAGAYFQSHPAIQPAKVHVEDHAHPATAHLGTGSWDRTDEWYNYRVNPRDRARVLATLDESSYTGGTMSGDHPIAWCQNYEGGRSFYTGGGHTKESYAEPAFRQHLLGGIRWAVGAAQADCRPEKGYTPIFDGTASSLQGWKQAGPGSLQLNEGDGTLKTVGGMGMLWYDRRELGSYSLKLDWRMRGDDNSGIFVGFPPSDDPWSAVNNGYEIQIDATDVPEKTTGSVYGFRSADLKKRDQALNPPGQWNTYEIRVEGERLRVYLNGVKVNDFTNTDPARSLRQGHIGIQNHGDADEVTFRNIRLKDLPAKGRPTRPGRPGKDHAGTAHSGQDGLDGLGKVRPGKAVPMSDVTAHHSDPPAPTTGSGAGR